In Pseudomonadota bacterium, the DNA window ATGAGAGTGTCAAAGGGTCCTACCCCCGCGACACCAAGCCATGCTACGATGCGGCCCGAGCCCGTGGAAAGGGGACTTTCTCATTCATTCATCGGTGGATTATCATCAGTTCCCGGAGCTTCCGTCCAGCGCAGAACGGGATCCACCGCCCCGGACTAACCGCGCAATGAAATGAGACCCGCGATCACGATCCTGTTGGTCGATGACCATGCCATCGTGCGGCAAGGCTGCCGCCTGCTGTTGCAGCAGGCGGGCTTCGAGATCGCGGGCGAAGCAGCCTCGGGAGAAGAAGCCTACGCCTCCTGCCTCAAACACCCGCCAACACCCGCCGCGCGTCGTGATCGTGGATCTGGCCATGCGGGGCATGGGGGGACTCGAGGCCATTCGGCGCATCCGCGCCCGCTTTGCCGAGTCCGCAGTGGTCGTTTTCACGATGCATGACGACCCCATGATCGCGACCCGCGCCCTCAAGGCGGGTGCCGCCGCCTTCGTGACCAAGACGAGCGCGCCGCGCGATCTAGTCGAGGCCGTCCGGCGCGCCGGTCAAGGGGAGTGCTATCTGAGCCAGGACATAGCGCAGGCCATCGCGCTCTGCAGCCTCGACACGCAGAAGAGCGCGCTCACCGCGCTGACGGCACGCGAGTTCGAGATCTTCCGCATGCTCGCCGAGGGCAAGGCGTGCGCCCAGATCGCGGGGTCCTTGTCCTTATCGCCGAAGTCGGTGTCCAACTATTCCCTGCGCATAAAACAGAAGCTCGGCGCCCCGAGCGTCGCCGACCTCGTGAGGCTCGCTATGACGGAGGGAATCACCAACGCGCCGCGGGAGAGATCGAGCGCAACCGGCTCCGCCCACTTGGATTGAGATCGGGATTTAAGCGTCTTCCCGTCGGACTGAGATGTACGGGATGCGCCAGTTGCACGCCATCATGCAGCAGCGGACATAGGCCCACGCATGACGACCCTTCTAGTGACCGCCGCGGCGCTGGCGCTTGATTGGACGCTCGGCGAACCGCGACGGTTTCATCCACTGGTGGCGTTTGGCCGGCTGGCCGCCCTCTGCGAACGCTGGGGCTACGGCGGCACGGACGTCGCTCCCCATGCTCGCCGGGTAAGGGGTCTGTGCGCGACCGTGTCGCTCGTTGTACCCTTAACCGCGGCCGCGGCGGCCTTGGCCGCGCCGCCGAGCGCCGGGCTGGTCTTCAGTGTAGCCGTGCTCTATTTCGCGCTGGGTCACCGGAGCCTGCACGATCATGCGTGGCCGGTGGCCGCGGCGCTGCGGAGGGGCGATGAGCCCGAGGCGCGCCGCCGTACCAGTCTTATGGTGAGCCGCGATTCAGCGGCGCTCGACGTCACCTGCGCGGCCACCGAGTCGGTGCTCGAGAACGGCAACGACGCCGTCTTCGGCGCGCTTTTCTGGTTCGCGCTCGGGGGCGCGCCCGGCGCGCTCCTCTATCGCCTGGCTAACACGCTGGACGCCATGTGGGGCTACCGCAACGGCCGCTATTTCGAC includes these proteins:
- the cbiB gene encoding adenosylcobinamide-phosphate synthase CbiB, with amino-acid sequence MTTLLVTAAALALDWTLGEPRRFHPLVAFGRLAALCERWGYGGTDVAPHARRVRGLCATVSLVVPLTAAAAALAAPPSAGLVFSVAVLYFALGHRSLHDHAWPVAAALRRGDEPEARRRTSLMVSRDSAALDVTCAATESVLENGNDAVFGALFWFALGGAPGALLYRLANTLDAMWGYRNGRYFDFGWAAARLDDALNYVPARLTALTYAVLGNSGQALRCWRTQARGWASPNAGPVMAAGAGALGVIIGGPARYAGEWQARPVLGAGQPPAVDDIERALGLVRGGVWLWLAVFGLAGALHA
- a CDS encoding response regulator transcription factor, with translation MDLAMRGMGGLEAIRRIRARFAESAVVVFTMHDDPMIATRALKAGAAAFVTKTSAPRDLVEAVRRAGQGECYLSQDIAQAIALCSLDTQKSALTALTAREFEIFRMLAEGKACAQIAGSLSLSPKSVSNYSLRIKQKLGAPSVADLVRLAMTEGITNAPRERSSATGSAHLD